The Clostridia bacterium genomic sequence CTTACTTTACTTTTTCATTTTTACTTTTATTTTTATGGGAAACTCTGCGTCTCGTTATCCCACGAACGTCCCGGGCGTTACCGTGGGATTGCCTTACTCGAGACTTCACAGTCCGAATCACCTCTCGCGGTGTTTCGGCTGCTCCGACGAACACGCTTCGCATGTTCTCTTCCCTTTTTAACCTGTACCAAAATAAACAGGGCATCCTAACGGATGCATTCTTGCTTTCCTTTTTTTCATTTTTACTTTTATTTTTACGGGAAACTCTGCGTCTCGTTATCCCACGAACGCCCCGGGCGTTACCGTGGGATTGCCTTACTCGAGACTTCACAGTCCGAAACACCTCTCGCGGTGTTTCGGCTGCTCCGACGAACACGCTTCGCATGTTCTCTTTCCTTTTTAACCTGCACCAAAATAAACAGAGCATCCGTTAGGATGCCCTGTTTATTTTGGTGCAGGTGGTGGGAATCGAACCCACACGGTATCACTACCACAGGATTTTGAGTCCAGCGCGTCTGCCAGTTCCACCACACCTGCATTTCGAACAAGATATATAATAACACTTTTTGCTCGATTTGTCAATAGTTTTTTTGAAAAAATTCAAGTTTTTTGCTTATTTTAAAAAGTCTGCATCATCTGCAATATCTGCTAACATATCTAAGTACTCTGCGCCGTCTTTTAGTTGCAAAATACGATACGCAATCTGCCGTACGCACTCTGAAAAAAGCGGTTCGAGTTGCTCGGGCTGTAAGCTTCTTGCAAGCGGACACATCCCTTTTGCACGAGGATCCATGATAATCTGAAGCTTTTCTCCTTTATGTCTGTAAGGCAACAACGGGAAAATACGACACGCAAGCGGACGCAATGCACGGTCACACTGTCCTTTACAAAGCATCAGTTTCGCAACACCTGTTTCTCCGTATTCACAGTTTGAATCAATTACCTCTGCAAACGACACATCTTTTAATAGCTGTTCTTCCCCCGGAAAAAGCAGCATACCTGCCGGCTCGTCACTGTCCTTACAACAAATGCCGTCACACAAAACTCCGCAATCCTTTTTTAAAGGTGTTACGTCCTGCAACAACGCATAAAGCGGTTCATAAAATTCTTTTGCTGTCATATTACACCCGCTTTTTCAAAATTACGCAGGACCAATCGCCCTCTTCTTTTTCGGACACCACATAAAAGCCTTTTTCGGTTACAACATCCACCACTTCTTTGCAACGCTCGCTGATGATACCCGAAATAATCAAAGTGCCGTCATCCTTTACAAAATCGCCAAAATGCGGACTCATAGCCTTTAAAACATCTGCAACGATGTTTGCCACAACCAAATCATATTTTTGTACACAAAGCTCTTTTTTTAAGTTTGCATCCGAAATAACATTCCCACAGTATGCTTTAAAAATATCTTCCGGAATTTTGTTTTGCAAAAGATTCTCTTTGGCAACCCGAACGGAGTTTAAGTCGATATCCACCATAGTTAAATCGGTTGCGCCCAAAAGATACGCCCCAATGGACAAAATACCGCTGCCACAACCTAAATCCAGCACAGAATCGTTATTTTTTACGATACCTTCCATATTTTCGAGACAAAGCTTTGTGGTCTCGTGTGTACCCGTACCGAAGCTGGAACCTGGATCGATTTCCAAAATTTTGCGATTTTCTTTGTTGTCCACTTCTTCCCAGGTTGGCTTAATCAAAAGCTTTTCACCCACATTAAAAGGCTTGAAGAATTTTTTCCAGTTGTTTTCCCAATCCTCTTCGCAAACGTTGTTCACGGTAAGAGCAAGTGTGCCATAGCTGTCGCCAAGCTCTTTTAAACCTTGCTTTAAACCGGTAAACATTTCTGCACCCTGCGCATTTTCGGGAATGTACAAAATCACACGGGTTTCGCCTTCTTTCAAATGCATCAGGCTTTCATCCACATAATCCCAGTAGGTTTGCGTACCTTCTAAAAATTCGTTAAAATCCTCGGGATTTTCAATCTGAATTCCATTAATGCCCAGATTCAACAAAAGACCGGTAATCGGCTCAATGCCTTCTTTATTGGTGGAAATCTTAACTTCAGTCCAGTTCATTTCTTAATCCTCTCTATTTAAACAGTTCCTTCACTTTATCCATAAAGCTTTTCTTATTGGCAAAATTTTCGTCCTTATCCAGCGATGCAAACTCTTTCAAAAGATCTTTTTGCTTTCCGCTCAAATTGCGTGGCACTTCAATTACAACGGTAAAATAATGTTCACCTGTGCCGAACGCTTTCTTGATACCTTTGTTTTTAATACAGAAGCGCGTTCCGGTTTGTGTACCCTCGGGTATTTTATAGGTTTGCTTGCCGTGAATGGTCGGCACTTCGATATCACCGCCCAAAGCCGCTTCTGTAAATGTAATGGGAACTTCACAGAACACATCTGCACCCTTGCGCTTAAAAATGGGATGCGGTTTAATACGGATGCCGATTAAAAGATCGCCATACGGTCCGCCATTGGCACCTGCATTACCAAATCCGCGCTTTTGCAGATACTGACCGTGGTCAATACCCTGCGGAATATCCAGCTTGATTTTCTTATTTTTCTGTGCAACACCTCTGCCGTTACATACACTACAGGGTGTTTTAATAATTTTACCCTTACCGCCGCAACGGGTACAGGGACGCGAGGTCATCATATTACCAAGCATAGTACGCTGTACCTGCTTAACCTGACCGGTACCGCGACATTCGGAGCAGGTTTCGGGCGAAGTGCCTTTTGCCGCACCACTGCCGCTACACTCACCGCACATTTCTATGCGTTTAAAGGAAAGCTCCTTCATCACACCGAAAGCGGCTTCTTCAAAAGAGATTTCCGCTTCAATTTCGATATCACTGCCCTGACGGGGTGCATTACTGCGTGCCGATGACGAAGAAAAACCGCCACCGAAAATATTTTCAAAGATGTCACCCATGTCACCGAATCCGCCAAAACCACCGAATCCGCCACCAAAGCCTGCACCTCCACCCATATTCGGGTCAACACCTGCGTGACCGAACTGGTCATAGCGACTTTTCTTTTCGGGGTCAGACAGCACTTCATAAGCCTCGTTAGCTTCTTTAAATTTGGCTTCCGCCTCTTTGTCACCGGGATTCATGTCCGGATGATATTTTTTTGCCATGGAGCGATAGGCTTTTTTGATGGTTGCTTCGTCTGCACCCTTCTGAATGCCTAAAACCTCATAATAATCTCGTTTGTCTGCCATATTCTATCCTCTCGAAAGTGGGTAAAGCAGAGCGAAACCGCTCTGCTTTGCCTTATGAAATTTATTGTTTATTCGTCATCCATTACTTCGCCCTGGGCTTCGTTTGTACCGGGCTGACCTTCTGCCCCGTTGGGGTTTGCCTGCTGGTAAAGCTTTGCGGAAATTTCATAGAATTCTTTCTGCAATTCTTCAGTAGCTGCTTTGATTGCATCATTATCGGTGCCGGAAAGGGCTGTTTTTACCTTTTCGCAAGCTGCTTTTACTTTAGAAGTATCTTCTTCCGAAACCTTGTCTTTGAGTTCTTCCAGAGCCTTTTCGGACTGATATACCAAAGCATCTGCCTGGTTGCGGATTTCGATACCCTCTTTTCTCTTCTTATCTTCTTCTGCAAACTTTTCAGCTTCTTTTACAGCCTTGTCGATATCTTCATCCGAAAGGTTGGTGCTTGCAGTAATGGTAATTTTCTGTTCCTGACCTGTACCTAAGTCTTTCGCAGATACGTTTACGATACCGTTTGCGTCAATATCAAAGGTAACTTCAATCTGCGGAACACCGCGGGGTGCCGGTGCAATACCGGTAAGCTGGAATCTGCCCAAGGTTTTGTTATCCTGCGCCATTTCTCTTTCACCCTGCAGAACATGGATATCTACAGAGGTCTGGCTGTCTGCCGCAGTAGAGAAAATCTGACTCTTCTTGGTCGGGATGGTGGTATTTCTTTCAATCAGCTTTGTGCAAACGCCACCTAAGGTTTCGATACCCAAAGAAAGCGGAGTTACGTCGAGAAGCAATAAGCCTTTAACGTCGCCACCTAATACACCTGCCTGAATTGCAGCACCCATAGCTACACATTCATCGGGATTTACGCCTTTATGAGGTTCTTTACCCATAATATTCTTAACAGCTTCCTGAACAGCCGGGATTCTGGAAGAACCGCCAACTAAGATAACCTTGCTGATTTCGCTTGCAGAAAGACCGGAATCGGAAAGTGCTTTTCTGGTAGGTTCCATAGTTGCCGCAACCAAATCTGCGGTTAATTCGTCAAATTTTGCACGGGTAATGGTCACATCCAAATGCTTCGGACCGGTTGCATCTGCAGAAATATAAGGCAGATTGATGTTGGAAGACATTGCAGAGGAAAGCTCGATTTTTGCTTTTTCTGCCGCATCTTTCAAGCGCTGTGCCGCCATTTTGTCGTTTCTTAAATCCAGACCGTTTTCCTTCTTGAATTCTTCTGCCATGTAATCGATTAAGCGCTTATCAAAGTCATCGCCGCCTAAGTGGTTGTTACCGCAGGTTGCTTTAACTTCGAATACACCGTCGTCAATTTCCAGGATAGATACGTCGAATGTACCGCCGCCTAAGTCATAAACCATAATGTTTTCGGACTGTTCTTTATCCAGACCGTAAGCAAGTGCTGCAGCAGTAGGTTCGTTGATGATACGAAGTACTTCAAGACCTGCGATTTTACCTGCATCCTTGGTTGCCTGACGCTGTGCATCTGAAAAATATGCAGGAACGGTAATAACTGCCTGCGTTACGGTTTCGCCCAGATAGCTTTCTGCATCTGCTTTAAGCTTTTGCAGTACCATTGCAGAAATTTCCTGAGGTGTGTAATTTTTGTCGTCAATTGCAACCTTTCTATCAGAGCCCATGTCTCTCTTGATGGAGATAATCGTTCTGTCGGGGTTTGTGATAGACTGACGCTTTGCCACTTCACCCACAAGACGTTCGCCTTCTTTTGTGAATGCAACAACCGAAGGGGTTGTTCTTGCGCCTTCTGCGTTGGTGATAACAGCGGTGTCGCCACCTTCCATAACTGCAACGCAGGAGTTTGTTGTACCTAAGTCAATACCAATAATCTTTGCCATAATTTATTCCTTCCTTTCAAATAAAAAGCTTAGTTTGCTACTTTTACCATGCTGGGACGAATCACTTTATCCCCACACATATATCCCTTTAAGAAGTCCTCTGCAACCACATTTTCTCCAAAGGAATCATCCTCTATGTGCATAACTGCATTGTGGATGTTCGGATCAAAGGGCTGACCAACGGCTTCAATCGGCTTTACACCTAATTTTTCAAACACATCGTAAAGCTGTTTTGCAATCATGCGAATGCCTTCTCCGTCTTTGGAATCTTCCGGCATTGCCGCAACCGCACGGTCAAAATTATCCACAACGGGGAGCAATTCCTCCACCGCCGCAATTAAACCGTTTTTATAGGATGCCTGCATTTCCTTGGTGGTTCTTTTCTTGTAGTTGTCAAAATCAGCCATCAGACGAATGTATTTATCCTGCCAGTCATTCTGAACAGGCGCTTCCGCTTCTTCTGCCGGTGCAGTTGTTTCTTCTACAACTTCTTCCTGCACATCTTCTTTCTTCTTCGCCATATTCACACTTCCTCTCATGTTTTATCCGGATTCTCATCCGTAATTTCAAGCATTTTCTGATTCAGCATCGCGGTAGTATTTTTGATCACCGACACAGCCTTTTTGTAATCCATACGCACAGGACCGATAATACCGATAATGCCTTCCATGCTGTCACCGATTTTATATCGGGAGGTAATGATAGAGCAATCGGAGAATCCGTCCTCTGCGTTATCTGAACCGATACGGATGTTGATGTCATCATTCGCGCTTTGAATGGCACTTACGGTGCGCATCACATCTTTTCGGTCATTTACTGCATTTAAAAACCGTTTTACACGGTTTAAATCCGAATACTCGGGGAAATTTAACATGTTGGTGGTACCGTCCATGTAAACCTCTGTATCCTCGCTGTCTTTCACGCAGGCACGCATGAAATCAATAATCGGAAACAGCAATTCCATTTCAAGTCCCGTTTCTTCGGAAATTGCATACAAATTGTCAACCGTTATGCTGTTAAAGGGAACATTGGCAAATGCACGGTTTAACATTTTTTCCATCAATGCAATTTTCTCTTCGGTTACGGGCGAAAGAAACTGAATCTTTTTATCCCGCACAACGCCCTGGTTAGTGATGACCACCACAAGACACCAATGCAAATCAATTCCGATTAAACGAAGCTGTTTTAAGCTTCCCGATGTTAAGGTCGGTGCCGAAATCACCGCCGTGTAGTTGGTAAGCTTGGATAAAACCTGTGTGGTTTTTGCAATCACCTTTTCCAGATAATCCATTTTCATTTCCAATGTGTTTCGAAGGGTGTTGATTTCCTCTAACGTCAGACTGTACTGGGTCATCAGTTCATCCACATAGTAGCGATACCCAATCAAGGAAGGTACTCGCCCGGCAGAGGTGTGCGGCTGTTTTAAAAATCCCATGTCCTCTAAGTCTGCCATCTCATTACGGATGGTTGCAGGACTTAAACCTAAATCACATTTTTTTACGATAGTTCTTGAACCTACAGGCTCGGCGGTATCAATATAGTCATCAATAATCGCCTGCAGAATTTTTCGTTTTCTGTCATCAATGCTTCCCATACGATACCTCCTCTTTTTGTTAGCACTCACCAACAAGGAGTGCTAACATCTGATAATAGATTACCACTAATTTTTCCATTTGTCAATAGTTTTTTGAAAATTTTTTGACTTTTTCTGACTTTTAAAAAATACAGCTTCCGAAGAAGCTGCATTTTTAGTTTTCCAAAGGTGGTAAGTTATGTATAACCGCCATTAAATCCGAAAGCTTGTTTGTTTTTTTTACGGCTTTTAACAGTCGTTTATCCTCGGGATAGTTTAAAACTACCGACATCATAATTTCTTTTAATTTGTGCATGGTAAACGTATCTGATTTTAAGACACTGTTATATGCTGTACATAGCTGTTCCAAAAACACAATGAGTTCTGTATTGCTTAAGCTTTTCCCGTTTTTGATTTCACGGAAAAGTGCAGGATTCTGCACAGCTCCCCTGCCAATCATGACACCTTTTAAATTTGGAAAGCGGTTACAAATGTGTATGTAATCCGCTTTGGTTCGTACATCTCCGTTGTAACAAAGCGGATTTACGCTGTTTTCATAAAACATCCGAAAGGTTTCCATATCCGGTGTGCCTTTATAAAAATTCTCCCGCACCCTGGGATGCACAATCAGCATGGATATAGGATAACGGTTGTAAATTGTCAATAACGCTTCCGCTTCCTCTGCTGAAGAAAAACCGATTCTGGTCTTTACAGAAATGGGAATCGGACAAGCAGAAAACACCGCATCCAAAAAACGGTCCAATTCATCCCTTCGCCTTAAAAAGCCTGCCCCACGGTTTTTGCTGACCACCGTTCCTGAGGGACAGCCTAAATTCAGATTAATTTCCCGGTATCCGATTTCCTGAAGCTTTTCCGCAAGACTGAGAAACGGCTTTGGTTGATTACAAAGAATCTGTACCGCAATGGGAGCTTCATTTTCTTCGGGCAGAACGTCTTTAATCAGCTTTGAAGTTATCTTATCTTCCGCACCGGGATTAATAAAAGGGGCATAATACAGGTCTGCTTCACCAAACATATTAAAATGCGTATTTCTGTATATTCTGGTGGTAATTCCTTCCAAAGGTGCAAAATACAGCTCCATAAACAATCCTCTCTTGACTTTTTTCTATATTATTTGTATAATGATTTTAGCACATCCGATGCACTTTGTCAAACGAGGAGGGTTAAAGAATGCACCCGGATTTACAAAAAGCAATCGGGCAACTGAAAGCCGAAAACTACACATGCGTGTTTTGCAAAGGCAACACCGTTTATACGAGTTACGACCGGGGCATCGCACCGCTTCTTAAACAATACGAAAAGAACACCCTGCTTTCTGATTTTTATGTTGCAGACAAGGTTGTGGGAAAAGGTGCTGCATTTATGTATGTGCTTTTAGGCATACGGGAGCTGTATGCCGAGATTTTAAGCGAAAGTGCGAAAGCGGTTTTGACAGAATACGGCATCCCTGTATATGCCAGGTCGGTTGTTAATCGCATACTGAATCGGGAGAAAACCGGATTTTGTCCCATTGAAAGTGCGGTTTTACAAATAACTGACCCAACCGAAGCACTTTTTGCCATCCAACAAACATTAAAGGAGCTAAAAAAATGATTTACAAACCTTTTAAAGACATAAATCTTTCCATGCTGGGCTTAGGGTGTATGCGTCTGCCCGGTGGTGGTCGTTTTACCGGTGAAATCGACATGGAGAAAACTGCCGAAATGGTTGACTACGCCTTAAAAAACGGCTTGAATTACTTTGACACCGCCTGGGGTTATCACAGTCATCAGTCCGAAATTGCAATAGGTGAAATTTTAAAGAAATATCCCAGAAACAGCTTTTATCTTGCCACCAAGTTCCCGGGCTTCACTTTAGAAAATGTGGAAAAGAAAGAAGAAATCTTTGAAGAGCAGATGAAAAAACTGCAGACCGATTATGTGGATTTTTATTTATTCCACTGCCTGTCCGGTTCGAATGTAGAGTTGTATACCGACCCAAAATACGGCCTGATGGACTACATCTTAGAGCAAAAGAAAAAGGGACGAATCCGCTACATCGGTGTTTCGGTTCATGCTTCTTTAGAGGATTTGACCCGTTTTTTAGATACCCATGCACCACACATTGATTTTTGCCAACTGCAGCTCAATTGGCTGGACTGGGACTATCAGGATGCAAAAGCAAAGGTAG encodes the following:
- the prmA gene encoding 50S ribosomal protein L11 methyltransferase, which translates into the protein MNWTEVKISTNKEGIEPITGLLLNLGINGIQIENPEDFNEFLEGTQTYWDYVDESLMHLKEGETRVILYIPENAQGAEMFTGLKQGLKELGDSYGTLALTVNNVCEEDWENNWKKFFKPFNVGEKLLIKPTWEEVDNKENRKILEIDPGSSFGTGTHETTKLCLENMEGIVKNNDSVLDLGCGSGILSIGAYLLGATDLTMVDIDLNSVRVAKENLLQNKIPEDIFKAYCGNVISDANLKKELCVQKYDLVVANIVADVLKAMSPHFGDFVKDDGTLIISGIISERCKEVVDVVTEKGFYVVSEKEEGDWSCVILKKRV
- the dnaJ gene encoding molecular chaperone DnaJ; the encoded protein is MADKRDYYEVLGIQKGADEATIKKAYRSMAKKYHPDMNPGDKEAEAKFKEANEAYEVLSDPEKKSRYDQFGHAGVDPNMGGGAGFGGGFGGFGGFGDMGDIFENIFGGGFSSSSARSNAPRQGSDIEIEAEISFEEAAFGVMKELSFKRIEMCGECSGSGAAKGTSPETCSECRGTGQVKQVQRTMLGNMMTSRPCTRCGGKGKIIKTPCSVCNGRGVAQKNKKIKLDIPQGIDHGQYLQKRGFGNAGANGGPYGDLLIGIRIKPHPIFKRKGADVFCEVPITFTEAALGGDIEVPTIHGKQTYKIPEGTQTGTRFCIKNKGIKKAFGTGEHYFTVVIEVPRNLSGKQKDLLKEFASLDKDENFANKKSFMDKVKELFK
- the dnaK gene encoding molecular chaperone DnaK; this translates as MAKIIGIDLGTTNSCVAVMEGGDTAVITNAEGARTTPSVVAFTKEGERLVGEVAKRQSITNPDRTIISIKRDMGSDRKVAIDDKNYTPQEISAMVLQKLKADAESYLGETVTQAVITVPAYFSDAQRQATKDAGKIAGLEVLRIINEPTAAALAYGLDKEQSENIMVYDLGGGTFDVSILEIDDGVFEVKATCGNNHLGGDDFDKRLIDYMAEEFKKENGLDLRNDKMAAQRLKDAAEKAKIELSSAMSSNINLPYISADATGPKHLDVTITRAKFDELTADLVAATMEPTRKALSDSGLSASEISKVILVGGSSRIPAVQEAVKNIMGKEPHKGVNPDECVAMGAAIQAGVLGGDVKGLLLLDVTPLSLGIETLGGVCTKLIERNTTIPTKKSQIFSTAADSQTSVDIHVLQGEREMAQDNKTLGRFQLTGIAPAPRGVPQIEVTFDIDANGIVNVSAKDLGTGQEQKITITASTNLSDEDIDKAVKEAEKFAEEDKKRKEGIEIRNQADALVYQSEKALEELKDKVSEEDTSKVKAACEKVKTALSGTDNDAIKAATEELQKEFYEISAKLYQQANPNGAEGQPGTNEAQGEVMDDE
- the grpE gene encoding nucleotide exchange factor GrpE, whose protein sequence is MRGSVNMAKKKEDVQEEVVEETTAPAEEAEAPVQNDWQDKYIRLMADFDNYKKRTTKEMQASYKNGLIAAVEELLPVVDNFDRAVAAMPEDSKDGEGIRMIAKQLYDVFEKLGVKPIEAVGQPFDPNIHNAVMHIEDDSFGENVVAEDFLKGYMCGDKVIRPSMVKVAN
- the hrcA gene encoding heat-inducible transcription repressor HrcA — encoded protein: MGSIDDRKRKILQAIIDDYIDTAEPVGSRTIVKKCDLGLSPATIRNEMADLEDMGFLKQPHTSAGRVPSLIGYRYYVDELMTQYSLTLEEINTLRNTLEMKMDYLEKVIAKTTQVLSKLTNYTAVISAPTLTSGSLKQLRLIGIDLHWCLVVVITNQGVVRDKKIQFLSPVTEEKIALMEKMLNRAFANVPFNSITVDNLYAISEETGLEMELLFPIIDFMRACVKDSEDTEVYMDGTTNMLNFPEYSDLNRVKRFLNAVNDRKDVMRTVSAIQSANDDINIRIGSDNAEDGFSDCSIITSRYKIGDSMEGIIGIIGPVRMDYKKAVSVIKNTTAMLNQKMLEITDENPDKT
- a CDS encoding tRNA-dihydrouridine synthase family protein — encoded protein: MELYFAPLEGITTRIYRNTHFNMFGEADLYYAPFINPGAEDKITSKLIKDVLPEENEAPIAVQILCNQPKPFLSLAEKLQEIGYREINLNLGCPSGTVVSKNRGAGFLRRRDELDRFLDAVFSACPIPISVKTRIGFSSAEEAEALLTIYNRYPISMLIVHPRVRENFYKGTPDMETFRMFYENSVNPLCYNGDVRTKADYIHICNRFPNLKGVMIGRGAVQNPALFREIKNGKSLSNTELIVFLEQLCTAYNSVLKSDTFTMHKLKEIMMSVVLNYPEDKRLLKAVKKTNKLSDLMAVIHNLPPLEN
- a CDS encoding DUF1893 domain-containing protein, whose amino-acid sequence is MHPDLQKAIGQLKAENYTCVFCKGNTVYTSYDRGIAPLLKQYEKNTLLSDFYVADKVVGKGAAFMYVLLGIRELYAEILSESAKAVLTEYGIPVYARSVVNRILNREKTGFCPIESAVLQITDPTEALFAIQQTLKELKK
- a CDS encoding aldo/keto reductase — protein: MIYKPFKDINLSMLGLGCMRLPGGGRFTGEIDMEKTAEMVDYALKNGLNYFDTAWGYHSHQSEIAIGEILKKYPRNSFYLATKFPGFTLENVEKKEEIFEEQMKKLQTDYVDFYLFHCLSGSNVELYTDPKYGLMDYILEQKKKGRIRYIGVSVHASLEDLTRFLDTHAPHIDFCQLQLNWLDWDYQDAKAKVELLNKRNIPIWVMEPVRGGKLASLPETHEKVLKALHPEWSIPAWSFRYLQSIPGVSVVLSGMSDMEQLKDNMETFSSERPLNEKEMSVLYTIANDLLNTVPCTACRYCTDVCPSQIDIPEMIKIYNNQIFNKGCIPQDALKDIPKENQPASCITCRSCEALCPQEIKISEVMQDFVQKTEA